tgtgggagtgATGGTTTGTCCTGGTGCCCATTTCCATAAGCAAGATGATGTGCTGCTCGTTCATCGCTCTCGCCTCGCCCAGAATAGCGGGTATCCTTTGTGTCAGCCACACTCAAGAGGCCAGGAGTCTTGCCAGGATCTGACCGGCTTCGCAGGTGGATCACATCCATCCCTGCTATATCTTCAACTAGCGATGGGTTAACATTATCGTACTGAGACATTACTGGTCCCTTGGTTCTCTGCCGTGTCCTATTCTCTCGCCTCAGAGACTGCAGCCTGTAACGGTCCATATCCTCCATGTCCCATGAGATATGAAGCGGACGAGGATGATCAGGGGGCAGTGCAGGAGGGACATCTCTACTGATGAAATTGTGCTCCCTCAGAGTGCCTCTGGGGTACGGAGCCAGTCCTTGTGATCTGTAAGTACCTTTAGGCTGAACTCTTGTAGTGTAAGAAGCAAAGTCACGGCTTGGATAGAGGTGAAGTTGACGCAAACGTAAGGTACTGTATGGATCCATGTCATAGAAAGTGCCATCTGAAGAGTAATAAGTAGTGCTTCCCGTATAGGGGCTATAACGGTAATGGACCCTCCCATTCTCAAAGTAAGGCTGCAGCTGGGTGACATGATAGTCAGACTGAGGACTGAAGGTGGGACATGGTTTGTACTGATACAGAGGCCGCGGGCAGTATGTCGGCTCGTCGTCTGGTGGCACTTCTGTTCTTGATATAGGGACAGCGCGTATGGGAGGTGGAGGAGGTTGCATAGGCACATGGAGAGACTGCACCCGTCTGATAGTAGGATAGGGAGGTGCTTCCTCTGAAAAACTGCGCGTGCCTGAGCTGACAGACGACATGTAATCAGGCCTACTCCTTGTACGCGAGTGCTTAACAGGGTTAATGTAGGTGCCATAGAGAGAAGAACTTGTGGGGGGTGTTTCACAGCGAGAACCATAGGATGGAGGGGGTATGTGTGATGGGACACTGTCTGCCCGGTATGACTTGGAGACAACTGTTTTGTGTTGCAGGAAATAATCTAAAGGCTCATTCAGAGACTCGGCTTCAGGCTGGGGTGGGGGGTATGGGTGCCGATAACTGGTTACAGGCTCAGTTGTTTCAGACTTTCCAGAGGAGGGATAGGGATAGGGGTGTCTGTATGTATCTCCCGTTTCAGCTATATCCTCCGGCTTGGCCTGGGAGGGATAAGGATGTCTGTAGTTAGGAGCTTGTTCCAACATGCTCTCAGACTGAATGTGAGCTGAATTGTGTCTGGGGAAGGCATCTTCCAAAGATGACGGCAGCATCATTGTACTCAACAGTGAGTGGTAATTGTTGGCTGTGATGGTGTCGTTGTAGTTTGAGTGGAGGGCAGTGGCCAGCCGACTCTCCATGGTCCTGACCGGTGGAACTGGTGGTGCAGAGCTGTATGTGGCCTGTGCAAGAAAGGACTCTGACCGGTGGTGGAGCTGTGGCGTCCTTGAGCTGTCCTTTGCTTGGTCCGGAACCACCGCAGGGAAACATTCACTCGGTAAGGTGGTACTGTGTTCATTGGACCCAGCAGGTTGATTCTCATCAGGTGGAATAGATACAGCAACCtggagcaaagaaaaaaaaaaaaactttacaaacCATACTGCTTATAGCTACTTGACCTCACAGGTTTATATGCTGCCAGTCAGTGGTGCAAAATATTCTCAGATACATTTATgtaatacaagaaataaacagaacaGTCTATTGTTTCAGTACCTGGCTCGAAGGACTGAGGCCTGGTGTCAGTCCTGTTAGTGGATTCTGGCTGCTCACGGGGCTGTAGTGGATGGTGGTGATGGAAAAGGAGGAGGCAGTGCTGGGTGTTGTAGCTGGTGATGTCTTTTGGGACTCCAGAGCAGGACTGGTCTCCCATGTGACAGGCAGTGGGACAgctggtgtgggggacattttttgTGGGGGGCTCTCAGGGGGCGGAAGTTCCTCTGGAGGGGGAGGTAAGGGAAAATCCATAAACTGGAGATATGGAGGTCTCTTTTGTGAAGACGCCTGTTGAGCAGATTCTGCCAATGCTAATGCAAGCATACGGGCAGCATTTTTTGGTGGCGGCGGAGGGGGGATTAATGAAACACTAGGAACAGGGGCCGGTTCTTGAGGAGATTCTTCAGCAAATGCTCCTGGGGAAAAAacccaaattatatattaaggCTTTTGCTTCAGTTATAAACAAAGACCCGGCAAATACGATTTTGCATAAAATACACTGAACATGAACATCATTGGAATCTGCCGCTCATGCATCGGACGCCCCGAGGTGTTATGTCTGTGATAACATTTCTAGCCCCCGTAAGGATACAGATAGGATTTGTGAACATTTCCCACTTACTGTTGAACAGGTTGTGCTcgtgcacgcacacacacacacacgcattccGGTACGACCGCATCTATACCAGGTGGAAAGTACTATTCCTAGGTtagatttttttacttttaaaaagtaTGATACAGGCTTAAGCCACTATCCGAAAGTAGAGTGCTCCTAACCAAACGTTTTATAAGCTGAAATGGCgtaaaactaaaataatgaaCGCTATTTTCACTTAACTTTTTTGTTCCCGCTGAAAACATGTGCTAATGTAAGTCTTTCATAAAAGCGAAGTGTCGTTAAGTGAACTTTTGAAAAGTGGGGaatatctgtatatttttaagTGACAGGGGCACTTTGAGATTGCGGGGTTTTTCTACCCATTTTTACGTAGGGTAATATTGTATGTAAGTTCTGGCTTCTAGCGTCAGAACATTCCTTCATTGTCTCCAACCTGTCTCAAGGTTGATCGGGCAGAGTCCTCGATGTAACTGGTGATGTGCCACTGGAGGTGGTTTGGGGGAATAATGTGTACTTCAGCGCATGCATTATTGACACGTTGTTAGCATACAACTCGCCAGGGTCCAAGGCAACAACAATTTGGCAGTATTTGAAATAAGCATTACGCTAAATATTGTGAGGTGAAAGCCAAGATTCAAATCCTTAAGCAAAAAGTCAAATGCCAGATCTGACATTAGTAACTAAGGGCACCAAATAGGCTAAGCCAGATGGCCTGATTGTCCACAGACTGCGTCTGGCTGTTAGTTATTAAAGGATACATTCAGTACATTTATAGCATAAAATGCAGCAAGAATAAagaatgacattttttaaatctatcttttgtttaattattgaaAGCAACACACCCTTCCCCCTTAGAAAAGTTTAAGTGTTTGCATAAGAAAGCTTGTTGTTTCTGTGTGATGTTTCTCGGTCAGTCACGTTAACTGGGCAGTACTGAGCGTGAAAGGAACCCGGGGCAGATGGCACATTAACAAGCACCGGTTCTACTATAAAATATACGAAACTAGATTGGGAGTGGACTGCACCTTTTTAAACACCAGTTAGGGAGTAAACCTTATATTTAGGAATTGGCGTGGGACCTTCTTTATTTTGGTAAGAAAAATAGTACACCCCGTTCTCTCTACAGGGTGTacccttctgtctcctcccTGCATTATATAATATTGCTGTAGAtaaatcctatatatatatatatataatctgcaaTTATAATACCTGCCTTATATTACTCTGACTGCTCTATGAGGGCACGGGATCCACACAGGGCCCGTCTTGTCACGTCTCACTGTTGGAGTACTATTTGGAGGTTTAATTTTGACGGATTGTTTTGTGCACAAATTTTTTAGCAACTAAACGGTTGTTTAACTTAAACCGATACAGATGAATCTTTCAGAGAATTAGTGGGTATGATAACTGAACTCTTACATACCTGGAGGGGTAGGTACAGTGGGGGCTGGCTTGTTTTCTTCTAATTGCAGGACTTCTGTCTCGTCCCTTTGAGATGATCCAGCTGTGTTCCTAGTATGGAACTCCTGGTTGCTGTGATCTGTATATTCCAGTTCAGTGATATGTGCAGCTTGTGATGAAGCTGGCGAGATGATTTGTGCATTATCCTCAGTCTCTGGGCCACTGGGGCTCCAATGCAATACCAAGGGAGGCTCAGAGGATCCAGCGGACTCTGCTACAGCTGGGGCAGGGAGCATGGCAGTATCCTCCAGTCTGCATGTAGTATTTTGTCCAGACCCAGCTTCCTTGGGACGCCCATCCTTGCACCAAGCCAGTGTATGGGTAGCCCCGATTGTGCTTTGCATGCTCCCAATCATTTCAGATACCCTGCTAGGCAGCGAGATTGTGACCGGATCAGAGATGGTCACTGGACAACGAACCACTTTACGGCCTACTTTAGGCGAAAAGGCATGGACTACTTTTTCTGCAAAGGATGGGGGCTTTGGGACCTTCTCCCCACTAGGACTGCGGTCAGGGGTTAGGAAGGGACTCAGAATCTTTTCTTGGAAGGGAGACATGGGTTCCGAGCCGGAGGCACTGCCTGGAGTTTGAGCTCCCTTTTGCGTTCTGTCTTTGTGGTTACTTGCAGCGGCGTCCACATGGAATGAGTTGGTGATATCTGGTCCTTCACATTCCAGCTGGGGTGGGCTGCATTGGAAGGACATGGGGTCGAAGTCCAAGCTGGCCATGCCGATGTCTGGTGGACTCAGATCTTCATCATCATGGCAACGTGTGGACAGCATTGCAGGAATGTGAATCAGCCCCTCGTCACCATCGCTATCTTGGTCCTGGGGCAGATTATCATAGGAGTTGCAGCGATTGCAGCCATCTAGAAGATCCCCGTTATACGAGGCAGAAAGAGCATCACTGCTTGAACGAGGACGCCGAGGGCGAAATAACTTGGATTcccctgggggggaaaaaaacaaactttgagGGTACACAAAAATCTTTGTGATATACAGAAAGTAGAGACTAGAGTAAGACATTTACTGATCTggctctccccaagcacatttaCCAAATAATGGCACCGCATCCAAATAACTAGTAGATCCTCCCTACAGTGCATGCAAATCTCTCCTTTCTGTCATATTCAGTTCCATAGTACCAGGACCAGACTAGACCCCTCTGCCTCTCTATAGCCCTATGGTGGGTTCAGCTAACGCTAACTCTTAGAAAACCGCTTTACAGGACATGGCCCTCCAATTTGCGATGTAACGCTCACCTCCCAAGGATATTCATCTGCTTTCTTTTCATAAGTTCAGAAATCACAACAATAAGTACTGAGATATCTGCGaatgcctttaaccctttcatttacaCATCAAACTTACCCTCCGCTGCATGCAGGGAACTAAGAGACTCCTCGCTCTTGGCTGAGCGCATGGTGCTTGTGTCTCCTCTTCCTCCTGCAGACGCAAACCACATGGTCAGTGAGACTTGTTTGTGTTGCACGTTTTATAGTGAAAGTACTGATCTACTGTCCCCGAGCTATCTGTGCACACGATACATGCTGTCCCCTAAAGCTTCTGCCCACCTGCTAAGGCCTTCATTTCCAGCGGCTCACTTGGATTGCGCTGAAGCTTCCTCTTTGACAtggatgaggaagaggaggatttgCCCAGGTTAAAAAAGGAACGCCAGCTGCCAACAGGGGACTTCTTCATTTTGTTGGGTGGTCTTTTTCTAATAAATTGCAAATAGACAGTTTGTTTCTACATTGGATTTGAGTGGGTCAGCATagcatatacacaatatatacaataacattCAGGACAGGTCTAATATTGGCATCCTAACACAGCAGATCTGGGGCAGCCACTAAGAAACACCACGACAATGCCCATCTGAATCACTAGTTTGTTCCACGCGAGAAGCACGAGGAATAATCCACAtggaacgtgtgtgtgtgtgtgtgtgtgtgtgtgtgtgtgtgtgtgtgtgtgtgtgtgtgtgtgtgtgtgtgtgtgtgtgtgtgtgtgtgttatcgGAAGGAAATTAAGTCGATGATTAAACGTGGTAGAGAACATGCCAAACGATCACCAAGATCTTACAAGAAAGTGAATGTCAGGGATTAAGGTGCGGACTCATTTACTGCGGAATGGACTGTACAGATACCGGAGTTGGTTAAAAACTCAAACATGAAAAGAATACCTCGCTTTAGCAGGAGAATGCGATATGTACTAATACCATGCAAGTGACTGTAAAGCAACAGTCTTCTaaatattgtcttttatttggAGAACAAATCAGATATCttcataaaatgaatgaatggtCGGCCATTATTACCCGCAGCTTAACCCCTTTACTCTTAGAATTAGAAAGTGCTTGTATTAAAGCAGATTTCAGGAGAAGGGAACCTCTGGTTCAGTTCTTACCTTTCAGCTGGAAAATCTATTACCGTGTGGAACTTTCCCTGCAGGGCTGCCGGCCCCTCTCCCACCTCAATGTACTTGCTGTCAGTCACTATTGGAGAGTTAATTTGGGCCTGCGTCCGTGCCTGAGCCTCCTCCAGGCTGAGTAACTTTGTTGATGGTGAAGAAACCAGAAGAGACTTTGGACGGGAGAGAGACGTGTGACCTGTTAACAGGAAGGTGGAAGGAATGTCAGCTGCGGACTGGCGCTCTACGGCACGTCAACCACCCTACACCCCTTATATGacttatacacatgcactggcacacatggAAAGGTACAGCAAAAATGGAGACAGCAACACAACCCTAGGTCAATCCTCTGCAAGCAGACACTTTGGGCTCACACAGTGTAACACAAGATGTGCATGGAGAAAAGGCATGGCTATAGGTGTGCCAATCACACAAGGAACCAGCAACATGTTTCTGCAGGAACGGCAGATCCTAAACTACATTAAGTGGCCTCTGTCTCATTCCTAAAGCAGCCGGGGTGGGACAactatttgttttgctttttggcAGAACATGGTAAAGTCCAGGCCAGACAGGAACATTCTGCCAATTACCTCGAAGTACAGCCTCAATCATCCATGAGGCTTCAGCGGAATTACCTCAAAGTTACACAATGCCAGTTATCAGCTATCAGCTCTTAACATGAAGGCTGTCTGTCACAGCCTGGATTGTGTTTGTGAAGCTGCCGGCAGCGTTTGGGTTCCCTCCTTGCTGTTTATAGGAGGATTTAAACGTCTGAAGACTCGGTATGTAGCTGTGCCTTATAACCCCTGCTCCACCAATCCTTTACAAACCTGTGACCCTGGAACCCCCGTGCCATTAACAGACAACACTGGAGGTGTCAGTCAGATTCATGGACATGATTCTAAGATGCTGTCCAAACCCCGGTCCTTCATCCCTTCCCAAAAAAGTGAAGAGGAAGCTAACCTTGCTGATACATACCAGCACCATCCCGGATCACGGCGCTGAGTTTGGGACTGAATAGAACCTCTACATGGTTCAGGATGAATTCCACCACCACGGACTGTATCCGCACCTCCATGAATGCTGCGGTGCCGCTGAAACACGCTGATTCAATCTGTTTTGACCTAAAATCAAAAGCATTCAGTCATATACCCAATTCTGACTCACAGCCTGGGAGACGTCTGCATGTTACACAACAGAAGAATAGAGGAGAATTAAATAAGAAAGTTTGGGTTTAAGCCCTGGAAGGTTTGTGGTCGCAAGGAGACTAATTTAGATCTCAAGTAACCAAATACAGAGTATAGTTTGGGCCATTTCACTGGTATTTCTAATCTGCCTCAATTCTGCTGAAAGTTTGACTAAACTGCCACGTTTACAACAATGAGACAGCCCAAAGCCGACCAAAGCTATGCAGCGGCCATCTTCAGCGGATCCACAAATTAATCTTCTTGCTTACTGAATGAATTGAAGGAAAAGTGGTTTTGAATTTGGTATTTGGATAGAAAAATTAGGCCAAAAACATCTTTACTGCTATGCTGTATTTTGGGGGGAAATCTAACCGAATGTTCAGTGTTTTGCGTTTAGGAATTTAAGCACAGAACAGATAACGATCTCGGTGTAACAGGAAACCTGTAGTGTCTGAAGAGCCAGAGAAGTACAGATTCACTCGATACCCCAGAACCCCCTGAGACAGAAAGAAAGGTTGAAGGGAAAGAATATATTATGGAAATAATGCTTCATAAGAAACGTCAGAGGCAAAGAATACCCTAATGCCTCTTGGCATACACCATACCGGGAAGTAATGGTCCCATACCGGAGCAGGTTGGGCGCCCAGACGATGGCCAGGTTCTTGGTGTGCATGTTGGTCATGGAACAGTACGTTGCAAGTCGGGATAAATGGCGCATAAGAAATTCCAGAGTCCTGCATGAGGTAGAGAATACCGTTAGGGGAAAAACCGGAAGTGGGGACAGATCGGGTCCCATTGGCTGATCTCTAGTCCCCCCCAGTGACATGCCACTTCCAGTtatggtgcaataaatatatataaaatacctgTCATTACAGTCAAATGTCCAATAAATATCCAATTACGTGTTTTATTAAGGTGGAACACAGCGTGAGAATGTATAATTATGTGTGACAAATTAGTGTATCATAACGCATGTAAGGAAAAATGCTACATAAAACAGCGTTTGTGGGCAAGTGATGCCATTAAATATACACTTCATGCTTTCAAAATACCAAAGTTCTTGGTGGGGTTTTACCCTCACTTGAGAGAATATTTATttgggcaaactagatgggccaaatggttcttatctctgGTGCTCAACGGGAACGCTCTCAATGCGACGCCTAAACCAGGTCAGTCTTGGGTAGTGTGAATACAGCCACTCAcagctttaataataataataataatatcatatgtCCCGTTTCCTGCACATGTTAATGACTTTGCTCAAACTATTCACTTTACTCTGTGCTCTGTTGGCTGGAGGCAGCCAGGTTTGTATTTGTAATTAAGAGTTTTTGTAAGGTTCTAGAGGAAATTTTGAATTCTGCTCCAAAGACGTCCatcattcaaataaataaactataatatCCCAAATGCTTCAAAAAGCCTGCTAGcttcctgccccgcagcccgcGGAGGTCGGCTAATTTCCTTGTGTGCTGCAAACAACCCTGATTACCGTGATAAATAAATGCAAGGTGAGAGGATGCCATGCATTTCGCATCTCGTAAACGCGAGGGTGCCAGGCAGCTCGCAGCCTGAAGGAATGCCCTGTGTTTCCCATGCAGATGAATCATAAGCTAAGTTAGAGTCACAATATCTTGTGGCGCAGACAGTGGGCCTCAGTAACTCTGTCCTTTCacgatacccccccacacacagacaTTCCTTAATGCCTATGGGGGTGGAGGGTCAGTGGAGCATAAACAGATGTTGCTCTAGCATGTCACCTCCGTCTGTGCTGAAGCGGACGCATGCCCTGCACGCCGTCATCTGGGTGATGAGGCTACTTTACCTTTCTGTGCTTTTTCCCTTTTCCTTGAAATTTCTACTACAAAATATCTTTACATCTTACACAAATAGATTTAAATGACACAATTTCTCACATTAGGTCTATTCACACTATAATAACATGTTTTATAAGTATGGACACATTAAGGTCCACTCCACAATTAAGAATTTAAGCTGGGGCATGTTCACTTTTGCAGAGGTGCAGATGGATGCCTGATATGTTCTGGGTACAGAGATCGAAAGAATGAACTCTGACCTGTAATGAGGTGGAGGCAGCTGTTGGATGACATCATGGATCTTTACTAGTCGTTCCTCATCTGTTGCAGCAGAGACAGCATCCTGCGGGAGAAGAGCAGGGTTCCAGACACAATGATTAGAGACAGATAGATAAGCTAACAAAACTAAGCTGTGCTTGTTTACAAAAGAAGGCCCACTCGGATCTTATCTTATGGCTTTACTGTAAACAAAGTCCAGGGTGATACAAAACATCTCTGCATATATACATTGAAAATGCCTCGGATACACTGCTATCTATGAGGAAAGTCTGACGAAGCTCTACACCAATATTGcagcatttttaatatatttaacctTTCAGCTACCCTCTTGTCAGTCAAAGTAAACCGTACCTTTTATGGTGTCATATCCTATGCTATTTTAGAAAAGTTAAAAACTTAACAGTTTGTCCCAATAAATGCTTAAAAATCACGCAGAAGATGTCTCATTGAGGCACCTACAGCGATCAGCCACTGAGGAAAATAGTTACTTAACTGGGCAGCACAAGAGCCCAAGGTAGGAATTTGACGTGGAGAGAAGACGATTAGAAAGGTTTAAACTTATAAACTGAGCATCCTTGTTTCCACTACACTCTCTCTGAAAATCCTACACCTCACCACGTGATGAGGAACCCACTGTGACTTACAGAGAATTTCTCATAGAGCTGATAGGTCAGGAGAGGGTTTGGGAGTTCGCGGAAGTAGAGTTTACACAGAGAGCCGACACAGTGAATGTCCTGGATATACACGTCTTTAGTCAGGTCTGGGATCTGCTCCGAGTCGAACTCGTGGCTGGAAAAGTCAAGGACCACCAATAAACCTTCAAACACTCCTGACATTGATGCATGTGAAAAGCATATTTGTTTGTCAGGTGATAGACGGGTGCGTTGCGTGTGCTCGTGAATCCCTCACCGTAGTTTCTGGATGTTGGATGCAATCCCTGACAGCCGGTAGATTCCATCCACAATGCCGTGCTTCTCGATGAACTCGGTGCAGCTCCTGAGGACCTGGGGAACTTCACACAGAAAAAGAGCAAAGGGGAATCACACACGAGTGCAGCAACAGACTACATACATAGCAGATTTTAACCCTTGGACCAGCCAAATAGGAGCCCAATGAGCCCTTTAACTGGATTCCATTGacacaatataaaacataacactCATGTGAGTGCAAAGGGCCAAGACACAGTCTGTTGCTCACATCACCCCCAGAGAAGACAAGTGCTTAACGTGGCCGAGCTCTTCCAGTACACCCTGCGGAGAGGCATGCAGAGTATGCAACAGATAATGTATAGGACAGGACCTGTCCACCCGCAATGAAAAACTACTGAACCCACATCAACAAGAGGTTATAACTCCAAAAGTACACGTATGTACCTAACAATCCAGACAAACCGGGATGATATAGGATGAGAGCATTTCTCATCAAGGAAGCCGCCGTTTATTTTGAATGAACCAGTGATAAATGTGACCTTACTTGAGTTGATATCtataatattttgttatgttgcATCTTGTAGGTGGCAACGCCCCTGCTGCTGATCCGAACCCTCTGAAGTACTAAGAAGGGACACAATAGTGTCTGTATTTCCCTAGACAAACAGCCTATACGTCAATACGCTGCGCGTAGCAGCGCAATTCAGCAACAGAAACTGCCGACACTTCTGCGGCTCACCTGGGAATCGCACCTGGGTTCTGACAATAGCGAACAGGACAGAGCTTTTCCTCCAGGTGTAACTCGCACACCTGGTTTCAGGTTTCCTGTCAGGTTCTATACACCAAAAAAAGCTATCCACTGGTTCCCTGCAGGCCACACCCATGGCTCAGCAGCTCTGCCCTGTAATTACTACTGCTTTTAGTATCTTCTATGTGTGTTGCATAAACGTTAGCAGGTTCTCTGAATAATTTATTAGGACTTGTCAGCTGTGATGCATTTTTGAGCTCTTAACCAATTAGTTACTGGAATGACTTATACCAGGAGTAAGTCATGGTCCCAGGACACACTAATGTGGCAATTTGTGGATGGGCAGAACTGAACACACAGCAGTTCTATCTGCCCTTTGCCTCTACATTAGTCTGATGTGAGTTACTGTTCTGGGGGTGAGGGGTCCAATGTACATCCGCTCCACAAGCCAAGCAGTCGGCTTAAGGTCGTCACCAGGCTGAATACACAGGGCGAACCGTCTGCGCTTTTCTCATTGTAAATCATTCTGTAGCTGGCATACAGCATCCATGTGATGTGAACACGTACAGCACCGGTTACCAGCCGGCATTACCATGACAGAATACACAGAAGGGGCATTTACCATCCTGTCCGGAATTAAGCAGGTGCTCCCCAAGATCGCAGCCGAACACTCGCTCCCTCAGGATTCCCCGctgcttcagcttctgtttacTGGGCCGGGACTTCATGAAGGTTCTCAGGAAGGTTATGAGTTTGCCGTGTTTTCTGGACACTGTGagacacaaaaaacaaattgcaTTTTGAGCCTTGACATCGCATGGCTTTTAAAATACtaattaaaacacacaaagcagGAAAGTTTAGGAAGATAATCTTTTTGGGCTGATGGACACACCCTTCATTATTAGTTGCCAGTTGTTTGTTCACATAAATTGTACACGATTTCTAGTCTTGGTAACCAGATACTCGAGCCGCCCGTCCTTTTCTCCACCGCACCCCTCACCGACCCATGGGAAACCTTCATGGCAGAGCCATACGTGGCATGGTTGGGTGCTTTTGTCACTCTTTGTTCTCTGGAATCTGTGGCTATTTTCCCATATAGAGGAACTTGTTATTGAGTAGATGGCAGTGAGTTTTATTACAGCGAGGGTACACTCACTCCATACCAGGCAGTATGTTGGACTCGTGCCTTTTACTGCAGGTTCATATGGTGAAAAGAACTTAATTCTAGTTTTCACCTGAAAATATCTCACAGTCACTGGGTTTTAACTGTTCTTAATATCTGCTAAATGGTTGTCCATTTAGCCATTGACACTAACATACAACGCATAGGGCATGATGTCAATCAGTTGGCTGCGCATGCACAGCAATCTTAACTCAAGAGCTGTTAGCAACAGAACCAACCAAACCATAAAGCACCTTCTGCCCTGGATGTGCCCACAGACATTGTGTGTCTAACGATGTGTGGCTAACGATTGCAAACCCGTTCATGCTAACATACTTTGGTTCTGTTTATTAAACGATGTGTAATTAGACTTTACAACAAGTTACACCCCATGAGCATTCCTTAAATCTTATCCATGCACCGCCTGTGTTATTACGGTGAAGTCGCCTGAAACAATCTATGCATCTTCATGTCTGTCTGAACTTAAACCAGTGAAATCATGCACAGGTACCATGGGACGAATCGCGGCCCCCTCTGTCTCCTAAACTCTGCACTGGAAAGGGGCCTTTCCAACCACCCCTGCCAGTACTATCTTAGGCCTCATTTAATGCCCTCTGGCATACAAATACCAGCCCTCTCTCACAGGCGGCTTCAATCACTGCGCGCCTCTACTGTTCTCTTGGGCTCCAGCCCACTCCTTTGAAATCCAGGAACTCCCTTCATTCTAAACACAGAGGTAAAAAAGGAACAAACGATGAACGATTCAGAAGCCAGGTGTCTGCTGTCATTTGCTAGAACCGTAACAATAACTCCAGCTCTGCACCAGAAGAGCAGAATGCTTTCTTAGGAGGTGCCAGGGCTAATCCCTGGTATTTACCACAAGAACGTTAAAACCACAACAAAGCAAACAGCGTCTGGAACAGTTAAATCAAGGAGAAGATGAGCGACATAACAGCCAGTCTTCTTACCCCTGCTTCAGATAATCCTGGACGTTAGAGGGGTCTTGGGTAATAGACCAACCAAATAGAAACCAGTCTGGGGCTTAACGGAGAAGGTGAAACTAATACATAGAAACACATTCCCCTTGTTAGATGTGGTCTTCTCTGTGTGACCCAGCATCACGGAACTGCCCACTGTACCCTCAGGCATTTACAGAGATTGTCCCATCTTTAGGGTTAGCATGGACACCACCGCCTTACCTAGTCCAGGGATGCAAGCAGAGGCAAGAGGGCAAATCCAAATATTTCCTCAGCGTAGAAAAAAATGCACG
This window of the Spea bombifrons isolate aSpeBom1 chromosome 12, aSpeBom1.2.pri, whole genome shotgun sequence genome carries:
- the ARHGAP32 gene encoding rho GTPase-activating protein 32 isoform X6, whose protein sequence is MEAEPGRAVNPLSRIMKSSLHLEEDDFVPELPRSIHPRERPDWEETISAMARGADIPVPGELPIGAEIPLRPCTSTASMKVKHVKKLSFTKGHFPKLAECAHFHYENVDFGSIQLTLADEQNEVSRNGCESNELVFLVLVACQGRSWIVKRSYEDFRVLDKHLHLCIYDRRFSQLSELPRADSVKDSPELVTQMLMAYLSRLSAIAGNKINCGPALTWMEIDNKGNHLLVHEESSINVPAIAAAHVIKRYNAQAPDELSFEVGDIVSVIDMPPKELTTWWRGKHGFQVGFFPSECVELINDKVPQSMTNSVPKPVSRKHGKLITFLRTFMKSRPSKQKLKQRGILRERVFGCDLGEHLLNSGQDVPQVLRSCTEFIEKHGIVDGIYRLSGIASNIQKLRHEFDSEQIPDLTKDVYIQDIHCVGSLCKLYFRELPNPLLTYQLYEKFSDAVSAATDEERLVKIHDVIQQLPPPHYRTLEFLMRHLSRLATYCSMTNMHTKNLAIVWAPNLLRYGTITSRSKQIESACFSGTAAFMEVRIQSVVVEFILNHVEVLFSPKLSAVIRDGAGMYQQGHTSLSRPKSLLVSSPSTKLLSLEEAQARTQAQINSPIVTDSKYIEVGEGPAALQGKFHTVIDFPAERKRPPNKMKKSPVGSWRSFFNLGKSSSSSSMSKRKLQRNPSEPLEMKALAGGRGDTSTMRSAKSEESLSSLHAAEGESKLFRPRRPRSSSDALSASYNGDLLDGCNRCNSYDNLPQDQDSDGDEGLIHIPAMLSTRCHDDEDLSPPDIGMASLDFDPMSFQCSPPQLECEGPDITNSFHVDAAASNHKDRTQKGAQTPGSASGSEPMSPFQEKILSPFLTPDRSPSGEKVPKPPSFAEKVVHAFSPKVGRKVVRCPVTISDPVTISLPSRVSEMIGSMQSTIGATHTLAWCKDGRPKEAGSGQNTTCRLEDTAMLPAPAVAESAGSSEPPLVLHWSPSGPETEDNAQIISPASSQAAHITELEYTDHSNQEFHTRNTAGSSQRDETEVLQLEENKPAPTVPTPPGAFAEESPQEPAPVPSVSLIPPPPPPKNAARMLALALAESAQQASSQKRPPYLQFMDFPLPPPPEELPPPESPPQKMSPTPAVPLPVTWETSPALESQKTSPATTPSTASSFSITTIHYSPVSSQNPLTGLTPGLSPSSQVAVSIPPDENQPAGSNEHSTTLPSECFPAVVPDQAKDSSRTPQLHHRSESFLAQATYSSAPPVPPVRTMESRLATALHSNYNDTITANNYHSLLSTMMLPSSLEDAFPRHNSAHIQSESMLEQAPNYRHPYPSQAKPEDIAETGDTYRHPYPYPSSGKSETTEPVTSYRHPYPPPQPEAESLNEPLDYFLQHKTVVSKSYRADSVPSHIPPPSYGSRCETPPTSSSLYGTYINPVKHSRTRSRPDYMSSVSSGTRSFSEEAPPYPTIRRVQSLHVPMQPPPPPIRAVPISRTEVPPDDEPTYCPRPLYQYKPCPTFSPQSDYHVTQLQPYFENGRVHYRYSPYTGSTTYYSSDGTFYDMDPYSTLRLRQLHLYPSRDFASYTTRVQPKGTYRSQGLAPYPRGTLREHNFISRDVPPALPPDHPRPLHISWDMEDMDRYRLQSLRRENRTRQRTKGPVMSQYDNVNPSLVEDIAGMDVIHLRSRSDPGKTPGLLSVADTKDTRYSGRGESDERAAHHLAYGNGHQDKPSLPQKQSGAGRSRLQHDSEHRSHTDPGHRQHTDGRNGPPCPPVDYSSKNMPNTSESTSHHSSTNKYPVALQEPTRLNHRDLRHSGEVERPLTRPDHPHREGYREEAATFVSAAPPPKPERSHSLRGHNPEALDRDPGIFYPYQTLHGKRNNSSTALPQYDNIGDYHSFPHHRSTSHSNPNAFPLPHGRTYATALGQGAFLAAELSLQRPETKIHAE